A stretch of Sphingomonas sp. JUb134 DNA encodes these proteins:
- a CDS encoding FAD-containing oxidoreductase, with protein sequence MEKHFDAIIIGAGQAGPALAARLSTAGQRVAIVERHLVGGTCVNTGCMPTKTMVASAYAAHLARRGAEYGVVTGPISIDMGRVHARTSRVSSDAQGRDEEWLRGLENCTLIFGHARFEGGRSVRVGDDLLTAAKIFINVGGRAFIPDMPGVADVPLLTNSSILKLSTVPAHLVVIGGSYVGLEFAQAFHRFGAEVTVVEKGERLVGREDERVSAELQRIFADEGIAIRTHAECIRFAPHGDKIEVGLTCAHGAPAIIASHVLMAVGRIPNTGDLGLEAAGIEIDERGYIRVNDRLETTAPGVWALGDCNGRGAFTHTSYNDFEIVAENLLDGADRKVTDRIACYALYTDPPLGRVGISADKARSSGRSVKVGRRPMSRVGRAVEKDETAGFMEIVVDAETDRILGGTILGTSGDEAIHCILDMMANDATADRLRQTVHIHPTVSELLPTIAGSLE encoded by the coding sequence ATGGAGAAGCATTTCGACGCGATCATCATCGGTGCCGGCCAGGCTGGCCCCGCCCTCGCCGCCCGCCTTTCCACCGCAGGACAAAGGGTCGCGATCGTCGAGCGCCATCTGGTGGGCGGCACATGCGTCAATACCGGCTGCATGCCGACCAAGACGATGGTGGCCTCAGCCTACGCCGCGCATCTCGCGCGCCGCGGTGCCGAGTACGGCGTCGTCACGGGTCCGATCAGCATCGACATGGGGCGCGTCCATGCGCGCACCAGCAGGGTGTCTTCGGATGCGCAGGGACGCGATGAGGAATGGCTGCGCGGCCTGGAAAACTGCACCCTCATCTTCGGTCACGCGCGGTTCGAGGGCGGCAGATCGGTTCGGGTTGGTGACGACCTTCTGACCGCCGCCAAGATTTTCATCAACGTCGGCGGCCGGGCCTTCATTCCCGACATGCCGGGCGTCGCCGATGTTCCGCTTCTCACCAACAGCTCCATCCTGAAGCTTTCCACCGTGCCGGCGCATCTGGTCGTGATCGGCGGAAGCTATGTCGGCCTGGAATTCGCCCAGGCGTTCCACCGCTTCGGTGCCGAAGTGACCGTCGTCGAAAAGGGCGAGCGCCTGGTGGGCCGGGAGGACGAGCGGGTCTCGGCCGAATTGCAGCGCATTTTTGCGGACGAAGGGATCGCAATCCGGACGCACGCCGAGTGTATCCGCTTCGCGCCTCACGGGGACAAGATCGAGGTAGGCCTGACGTGCGCGCACGGCGCGCCGGCAATTATCGCGAGCCATGTCCTGATGGCCGTTGGCCGCATCCCCAACACGGGCGATCTGGGCCTCGAGGCCGCCGGCATCGAGATCGACGAGCGGGGCTATATCCGCGTGAATGATCGGCTCGAGACGACCGCGCCCGGTGTCTGGGCGCTCGGTGACTGCAACGGCCGCGGCGCCTTCACCCACACGAGCTACAATGATTTCGAGATCGTCGCAGAGAACCTCCTGGACGGCGCGGATCGCAAGGTCACCGACCGGATCGCCTGCTACGCGCTCTACACCGACCCGCCTCTCGGCCGGGTCGGAATCAGCGCGGATAAGGCGCGATCGTCAGGGCGCAGCGTAAAGGTCGGCCGCCGCCCCATGTCGAGGGTAGGGCGTGCGGTGGAGAAAGATGAGACGGCAGGGTTCATGGAAATCGTGGTCGACGCGGAGACGGACCGGATTTTGGGCGGAACGATATTAGGCACCTCTGGCGACGAGGCGATCCATTGCATCCTCGATATGATGGCGAACGACGCCACCGCTGATCGCCTGCGGCAGACCGTGCATATCCATCCGACCGTCTCCGAACTTCTACCGACAATTGCAGGCAGTCTCGAATGA
- a CDS encoding IS3 family transposase (programmed frameshift) — protein sequence MKPRSSNVKSPAKAPAERVVKDIRRQTRRHFSAEDKIRIVLDGLRGEDSIAELCRKEGIAQSLYYTWSKEFMEAGKRRLAGDTARAATTGEVQDLRREARALKECVADLTLENRLLKKHGRGWGQRRMRYPASEKLEIIRTVEQSHLSAKRTLDQLGIPRRTFYRWYDRYLEGGPEALEDRPSAPSRVWNRIPAGIHDQIIELALEQSELSPRELAVRFTDGQRYFVSESTVYRLLKAHDLITSPAYVVIKAADQFHTKTTRPNEMWQTDFTYFKIIGWGWMYLSTVLDDFSRYIIAWKLCTNMRAEDVTDTLDLALAASGCDSATVLHKPRLLSDNGPSYIAGELAEYIEARKMSHVRCAPCHPQTQGKIERWHQTLKNRILLENYFLPGDLEAHIEAFVEHYNHQRYHESLANVTPADAYFGRAPAIIKLRERIKRQTIEHRRLQHRKFAA from the exons ATGAAGCCCAGATCCTCCAATGTAAAATCGCCCGCCAAGGCCCCAGCAGAGCGGGTAGTGAAGGACATCCGCCGACAGACCCGGCGCCACTTTTCGGCCGAGGACAAGATCCGCATCGTGCTGGATGGCCTGCGCGGGGAAGACAGCATCGCCGAGCTATGCCGCAAGGAAGGCATTGCCCAGAGCCTGTATTACACCTGGTCGAAGGAGTTCATGGAAGCTGGCAAGCGCCGCCTGGCCGGCGACACCGCCCGTGCCGCGACCACCGGAGAGGTCCAGGACCTGCGCCGCGAAGCCCGGGCCCTGAAGGAATGCGTGGCCGATCTGACACTGGAAAACCGTCTGCTC AAAAAGCATGGTCGCGGATGGGGGCAACGACGAATGAGATATCCCGCATCCGAGAAGCTCGAGATCATCAGAACCGTCGAGCAGTCGCACCTGTCGGCCAAGCGCACGCTGGACCAACTCGGCATCCCTCGTCGGACATTCTACCGCTGGTATGATCGCTACCTCGAAGGCGGGCCGGAGGCGTTGGAAGATCGGCCATCGGCGCCGAGCCGGGTGTGGAACCGCATCCCGGCGGGCATCCACGACCAGATCATCGAGCTGGCGCTGGAACAGTCTGAGCTGAGCCCCCGGGAACTGGCCGTGCGCTTCACCGATGGGCAGCGCTACTTCGTGTCGGAATCCACGGTTTACCGCCTGTTGAAGGCCCACGACCTGATCACCAGCCCGGCCTATGTCGTGATCAAGGCTGCCGATCAGTTCCACACGAAAACCACGCGGCCGAACGAGATGTGGCAGACCGACTTCACCTACTTCAAGATCATCGGGTGGGGCTGGATGTATCTGTCGACCGTGCTCGACGACTTCTCGCGCTACATCATCGCCTGGAAGCTGTGCACCAACATGCGAGCCGAGGACGTCACCGACACGCTGGACCTCGCCCTGGCGGCTTCTGGTTGCGACAGCGCCACGGTGCTGCACAAACCCCGGCTACTCAGCGATAATGGCCCCAGCTACATCGCGGGTGAGCTGGCGGAATACATCGAGGCCCGGAAGATGAGCCATGTCCGCTGCGCCCCGTGTCATCCCCAAACCCAGGGCAAGATCGAGCGCTGGCACCAGACCCTGAAAAACCGCATCTTGCTGGAAAACTACTTCCTGCCCGGCGACCTCGAAGCCCACATCGAGGCCTTCGTCGAGCACTACAATCACCAGCGATACCACGAGAGCCTGGCCAACGTGACGCCTGCCGACGCCTACTTCGGCAGGGCTCCGGCAATCATCAAACTGCGCGAAAGGATCAAGCGACAGACCATCGAACATCGGCGCTTGCAGCACCGCAAGTTCGCCGCCTAA
- a CDS encoding MFS transporter, translated as MERHRSDDRRAMSAGSIADAGDAAGSEGRVTGAIVLSALGAALGGLLFGFDTAVISGTTTALQARFALSDASLGFTVASALIGTVIGSLVAGAPADRFGRKPMLLVIAVAYVVSSLGAALDARDRRASVRGVPARHPAAARQPAVVRYQGTRPRGAGGARPVRLRLSAVSTNGTDLRL; from the coding sequence ATGGAACGTCACCGCAGCGACGATCGCCGCGCGATGAGCGCCGGCAGCATCGCCGATGCCGGGGACGCGGCGGGTTCGGAAGGACGGGTCACCGGCGCGATCGTGCTCAGCGCGCTGGGCGCCGCGCTCGGCGGACTGCTGTTCGGGTTCGACACCGCGGTGATATCGGGCACCACGACCGCGTTGCAGGCGCGTTTCGCGCTCTCGGACGCTAGCCTCGGCTTCACCGTCGCCTCCGCGCTGATCGGGACGGTCATCGGCTCGCTCGTCGCGGGCGCGCCCGCCGACCGGTTCGGGCGCAAGCCGATGCTGCTCGTCATCGCGGTCGCCTACGTCGTGTCGTCGCTCGGCGCGGCGCTGGATGCTCGGGATCGTCGCGCTTCCGTCCGCGGTGTTCCTGCTCGTCACCCTGCTGCTGCCCGACAGCCCGCGGTGGTACGCTACCAAGGAACGCGACCGCGAGGCGCTGGCGGTGCTCGGCCAGTTCGGCTTCGACTGTCCGCCGTCAGCACCAATGGCACAGATTTGAGGTTGTGA
- a CDS encoding glycosyl hydrolase 2 galactose-binding domain-containing protein, with the protein MLLASVTLAQLPAAAQVPGNGGPYNAHVLNGGIGIERPLEQADALVAAGAPYTIATWVRPDAGLRGEVVLVQLGDAAANRALVLADGRIGLRDGGTLVRGGAVPAGSWHHVAAVSDGSRVTLYLDGRAVARGSARSTAVAPRLAIAPAVASTPHFGGDLVDARVDGRALGAAAIAGIARARPDFALVQMTEVGVGWPLQKQANIGLTTQQDAWTLPQSRDNAYSVPVAKPVSTAPVMQPTAPGHWQVNGWTLAAAPDVAGDGATLSRAGAPKGTWRAATVPGTVLQTLVDRGVYPDPYYGLNNLRIPERLARQDYWYRTSFTVPAQAAGKRLTLVFGGINYASEIWANGTRLGETRGAFVRGQFAYTPVAGENVIAVKVSPPPHPGIPHEQSVKAGVGENGGQLAIDGPTFVATEGWDWIPGIRDRNTGLWRPVELVATGPVRIGDPHVVTDLPLPRTDSADVYVTVPIDNAGAATSVTVRVAFEGVTVEKQVIAPAGHSEVSFTPAEFRQLKVANPKLWWPNGYGAPHLYDVTYEVAGADGVSDTRRDRFGIREVSYDLSLFDAAGSLRRVNVQTTDGALAHTSLIDVRHAAIKQTPTGWAESLTPAGERSRAVTAITETLPEPHLTIRVNGVRIAARGGNWGMDDAMKRVSYDRLAPYFRLQREAHMNIIRNWMGNNNEEEFYDLADENGMMILNDFWQSTQNFQVEPDDASLFLANARDTIARYRNHPSIILWFGRNEGVPYPTLNEGLAKAVFDLDGTRWFTGSSNVVNLQGSGPYNYRPPVGYFTDLATGFSVETGTPSLSTAESIASYVPAGDRWPLGDVLAYHDWHFAGNGDTKTFMAALDRMYGAGTSFADFERKAQMMNLETHKAMYEGYQGHLWTKNSGRLLWMTHPAWPSNAWQIYSWDYDTHAAYYGAKKAVEPLHVQLNLPGNELVVLNTTRDDARGLTARVRVVGLDNRELYARDTKLDALANRATPLAAVPLTDLFAQTPMVLVKLSLLGRDGRSLSENFYWRGRDEAAYRALNTLAPVALTASAGAPQVDGADRVMRVTLSNDTAVPALNAKLTLVDADGKRILPAFYDDNYISLLPGERRDIAIRYPAGVAAQPSVRLAGWNVTAATIAAR; encoded by the coding sequence TTGCTGCTAGCAAGCGTCACGCTAGCCCAGCTACCCGCAGCCGCGCAGGTGCCGGGTAACGGCGGCCCGTACAACGCGCACGTGCTGAACGGCGGTATCGGGATCGAGCGACCGCTTGAGCAGGCTGACGCGCTGGTCGCCGCGGGCGCGCCCTACACGATCGCGACCTGGGTGCGCCCCGACGCGGGGCTGCGCGGCGAGGTGGTGCTGGTGCAGCTGGGAGACGCTGCAGCGAACCGCGCGTTGGTGCTCGCGGACGGCCGGATCGGACTGCGCGACGGTGGGACCCTGGTCCGCGGCGGCGCGGTGCCGGCGGGTAGCTGGCACCACGTCGCCGCGGTGTCGGACGGATCGCGGGTCACGCTGTACCTCGACGGTCGCGCGGTGGCGCGCGGCAGCGCGCGATCGACCGCGGTGGCGCCGCGTCTCGCGATCGCGCCGGCCGTCGCCAGCACGCCGCACTTCGGCGGCGATCTGGTGGACGCGCGCGTCGACGGTCGCGCGCTGGGTGCCGCCGCAATCGCCGGGATCGCGCGCGCGCGACCCGATTTCGCGCTGGTGCAAATGACGGAGGTCGGCGTCGGCTGGCCACTCCAGAAGCAGGCCAACATCGGCCTCACCACGCAGCAGGATGCCTGGACGCTGCCGCAATCGCGCGACAACGCTTATTCCGTGCCCGTCGCCAAGCCGGTGTCGACCGCGCCGGTGATGCAGCCGACCGCGCCCGGACACTGGCAGGTCAATGGCTGGACGCTGGCCGCTGCGCCCGACGTGGCGGGCGACGGCGCGACGCTGTCGCGCGCGGGCGCGCCCAAGGGCACGTGGCGCGCCGCCACCGTGCCGGGCACGGTGCTCCAGACGCTGGTCGATCGCGGCGTCTATCCCGACCCCTACTACGGGCTCAACAACCTGAGGATCCCCGAGCGCCTGGCACGGCAGGATTACTGGTACCGCACCAGCTTCACCGTACCGGCGCAAGCCGCGGGCAAGCGGCTGACGCTGGTGTTCGGCGGCATCAACTACGCGTCGGAGATCTGGGCCAACGGGACGCGATTGGGCGAGACGCGTGGTGCGTTCGTGCGCGGGCAGTTCGCCTACACGCCGGTCGCGGGCGAGAACGTGATCGCGGTCAAGGTATCGCCGCCGCCGCATCCCGGCATCCCGCACGAGCAGTCGGTGAAGGCTGGCGTGGGTGAGAACGGCGGACAGCTCGCGATCGACGGGCCGACCTTCGTCGCGACCGAGGGCTGGGACTGGATCCCCGGCATTCGCGACCGCAACACCGGGCTGTGGCGCCCGGTCGAGCTGGTCGCGACCGGCCCCGTCAGGATCGGCGACCCGCACGTCGTCACCGACCTGCCGCTGCCGCGCACCGACAGCGCCGACGTCTACGTCACCGTGCCGATCGACAATGCGGGCGCGGCGACGAGCGTCACGGTGCGCGTCGCGTTCGAGGGCGTGACCGTCGAGAAGCAGGTGATCGCGCCCGCGGGCCACAGCGAGGTCTCCTTCACTCCGGCCGAGTTCCGCCAGTTGAAGGTCGCGAACCCGAAGCTGTGGTGGCCGAACGGCTACGGCGCGCCGCACCTCTACGACGTGACCTACGAAGTGGCGGGGGCAGACGGCGTGTCCGACACGCGCCGCGACCGCTTCGGCATCCGCGAGGTCAGCTACGACCTGTCGCTGTTCGACGCGGCCGGCAGCTTGCGCCGCGTCAACGTGCAGACCACCGACGGCGCGCTCGCGCACACGTCGCTGATCGACGTGCGCCACGCCGCGATCAAGCAGACGCCGACCGGCTGGGCGGAGTCGCTCACGCCAGCGGGCGAACGCTCGCGCGCCGTCACCGCGATCACCGAGACGTTGCCCGAGCCGCACCTGACGATCCGCGTCAACGGCGTGCGCATCGCCGCGCGCGGCGGCAACTGGGGCATGGACGACGCGATGAAGCGCGTCAGCTACGACCGGCTCGCGCCGTATTTCCGCCTCCAGCGCGAGGCGCACATGAACATCATCCGCAACTGGATGGGCAACAACAACGAGGAGGAGTTCTACGATCTCGCCGACGAGAACGGCATGATGATCCTGAACGATTTCTGGCAGTCGACGCAGAATTTTCAGGTTGAGCCCGACGACGCGTCGCTGTTCCTCGCCAACGCGCGCGACACGATCGCGCGCTATCGCAACCATCCCTCGATCATCCTGTGGTTCGGCCGGAACGAGGGCGTGCCCTACCCAACGCTCAACGAGGGGCTGGCGAAGGCGGTGTTCGATCTCGACGGCACGCGCTGGTTCACCGGCAGCTCGAACGTCGTCAACCTGCAGGGGTCGGGCCCCTACAATTACCGTCCGCCAGTCGGTTACTTCACCGACCTCGCCACCGGCTTCTCGGTCGAGACCGGCACGCCGTCGCTGTCGACCGCGGAGTCGATCGCGAGCTACGTGCCCGCGGGTGACCGCTGGCCGCTCGGCGACGTGCTCGCCTATCACGACTGGCATTTCGCCGGAAACGGCGACACCAAGACGTTCATGGCCGCGCTCGACCGCATGTACGGCGCGGGCACCAGCTTCGCCGATTTCGAGCGCAAGGCGCAGATGATGAACCTCGAAACGCACAAGGCGATGTACGAGGGCTATCAGGGCCATCTGTGGACCAAGAACTCCGGCCGACTGCTGTGGATGACGCACCCGGCATGGCCGTCGAACGCGTGGCAGATCTACTCGTGGGACTATGACACCCACGCCGCCTATTACGGCGCGAAGAAGGCGGTCGAGCCGCTCCACGTACAGCTCAACCTGCCCGGCAACGAGCTGGTGGTGCTGAACACCACGCGAGACGACGCGCGGGGGCTGACCGCGCGGGTGCGCGTCGTCGGGCTCGACAACCGCGAACTGTACGCCCGCGACACGAAGCTGGATGCGCTGGCCAATCGCGCGACCCCGCTCGCCGCGGTGCCGCTGACCGACCTGTTCGCGCAGACGCCGATGGTTCTGGTCAAGCTGTCGCTGCTCGGCCGTGACGGGCGCTCGCTGTCGGAGAACTTCTACTGGCGCGGCCGCGACGAGGCGGCGTACCGCGCGCTCAACACGCTCGCCCCGGTCGCGCTGACGGCGAGTGCCGGCGCGCCCCAGGTCGACGGCGCCGACCGCGTGATGCGGGTCACGCTCTCCAACGATACCGCCGTCCCCGCGCTCAATGCCAAGCTGACGCTGGTGGATGCCGACGGAAAGCGCATCCTACCCGCCTTCTACGACGACAATTACATCTCGCTGCTGCCGGGCGAGCGTCGCGACATCGCGATCCGCTATCCCGCTGGCGTGGCCGCGCAGCCGAGCGTGAGGCTCGCCGGATGGAACGTCACCGCAGCGACGATCGCCGCGCGATGA
- a CDS encoding ROK family protein, with translation MQEAVRRRIAGVELGGTKCIAVLATDDGSIVAHRTIPTRAPVDTLRAIVDQLDRWWEQEGFERVGVASFGPLDLDASSSGFGTITTTAKQGWRDTPVLSTLTGHFDVPVAFDTDVNGAAMAEGRWGAARGLRDYAYVTVGTGVGVGLIVNGFPTRGIGHCEAGHMRVARVAGDDWAGACPYHGDCVEGLVAGPALAARTGLPGETLPHDHAAWETVVDAVAQMLQALAAATGPRRFLVGGGVLGKRPDLIVRIEDRLRSLVGNYLPLPARNVADPYVSLPGLGDAAGPLGPIALALSSAGRHPAQTPSIEARTTDLIDS, from the coding sequence ATGCAGGAAGCAGTCAGGCGGCGGATCGCCGGCGTGGAGCTGGGCGGAACCAAGTGCATTGCGGTCCTTGCGACCGACGACGGCTCCATCGTCGCTCATCGTACAATTCCGACCCGAGCGCCGGTCGATACCTTGCGCGCCATCGTCGATCAGCTCGATCGATGGTGGGAGCAGGAAGGCTTCGAACGTGTTGGTGTCGCGTCCTTCGGGCCTCTGGACCTCGATGCGTCGTCGTCGGGGTTCGGGACCATAACGACCACGGCGAAGCAGGGCTGGCGCGATACGCCGGTGCTGTCCACCCTGACCGGCCACTTCGACGTGCCGGTCGCGTTCGACACCGACGTCAACGGTGCGGCGATGGCGGAAGGCCGGTGGGGTGCTGCGAGGGGATTGCGCGACTACGCCTACGTCACCGTGGGAACGGGAGTTGGAGTCGGCCTCATCGTCAACGGCTTCCCGACGCGTGGGATAGGACATTGTGAGGCCGGGCACATGCGCGTGGCGCGAGTTGCGGGCGACGACTGGGCCGGTGCGTGCCCTTATCACGGCGATTGCGTAGAAGGACTGGTGGCGGGGCCAGCGCTTGCCGCGCGAACCGGCTTGCCGGGCGAGACGCTGCCTCATGACCATGCCGCATGGGAGACGGTCGTAGACGCGGTCGCGCAGATGCTGCAGGCGCTCGCCGCCGCGACTGGACCGCGGCGCTTCTTGGTCGGTGGCGGGGTCCTAGGCAAGCGACCCGATCTGATCGTACGGATCGAAGATCGGCTACGCAGCCTTGTTGGCAATTATCTGCCGCTGCCGGCGCGCAACGTGGCCGATCCGTACGTGTCGCTGCCGGGCCTCGGCGACGCGGCCGGGCCGCTCGGGCCTATCGCGCTCGCGCTGTCGAGTGCCGGACGCCATCCGGCGCAGACGCCTTCGATCGAAGCGCGGACAACCGACCTCATCGACTCGTGA
- a CDS encoding polysaccharide deacetylase family protein, with translation MAAAAVLAMLPGIAQARGTVVLTYDDALPSQLDHAVPALDAAGLKATFFLSAVREADVPRWQAVARRGHELANHTIFHPCAAAKFPADPRFTSEAYTPSTMIREIAQQNTLPRALDGRVRHGFATPCGEHLVGGEDYLEPLRAAHIVDYARGVSMSDAEVRAGSASVDEMHVPARGFAQGTTLDQLVAFAHAAEASGGWAVFLFHGIGGDQLSVDPATHRAFLAWLRQHRRTLDVTTLREALGRGKK, from the coding sequence GTGGCGGCGGCGGCCGTGCTAGCCATGCTGCCCGGTATCGCACAGGCGCGCGGCACCGTGGTGCTGACCTACGACGACGCGCTGCCGTCGCAGCTCGACCACGCGGTCCCCGCGCTCGACGCCGCGGGGTTGAAGGCGACGTTCTTCCTGTCGGCGGTGCGCGAGGCCGACGTGCCACGCTGGCAGGCAGTGGCGCGACGTGGGCACGAACTGGCCAATCACACGATTTTCCACCCCTGCGCCGCCGCCAAATTCCCCGCCGATCCGCGCTTCACGAGCGAGGCCTATACCCCCTCCACCATGATCCGCGAGATCGCGCAGCAGAACACGCTGCCGCGCGCGCTCGACGGTCGCGTACGCCACGGCTTCGCGACGCCTTGCGGCGAACATCTGGTCGGCGGGGAGGATTATCTTGAGCCGTTGCGCGCCGCGCACATCGTCGACTACGCACGCGGAGTGAGCATGAGCGATGCGGAAGTGCGCGCCGGCTCTGCGAGCGTCGACGAGATGCATGTGCCCGCGCGCGGGTTCGCCCAAGGTACGACGCTCGATCAGCTCGTCGCATTCGCGCACGCCGCGGAGGCGAGCGGCGGCTGGGCGGTATTCCTGTTCCACGGCATCGGCGGCGACCAGCTCAGCGTCGACCCGGCGACGCATCGCGCATTTCTAGCGTGGCTGAGGCAGCACCGCCGCACCCTTGATGTGACGACCCTGCGCGAGGCTCTTGGAAGGGGGAAGAAGTGA
- a CDS encoding SGNH/GDSL hydrolase family protein — protein sequence MMLRALLAVLGASAIAAGPPPRVERLAAEPAGTTALPMRVVGRAEAAEQGMIRRQWPGTYVETRFRGRVALFRVGAGEVSLRVTVDEGAPIALVRPVPGLYRVGPLAPGAHVLRVQAISESQAGPTVFGGFRAAAGTRALPAAIPARQIEFVGDSHTVGYGVRSTKTACSTQEVWDTTDTARGLPGLLGERYHADYRVNAISGRGVVRNYDGYPSDTLPAAYPFTLFDKARRAADAGWHPQVIVVALGTNDFSTALHAGERWKTRAALHEDFERSYARFLSKLRSRNPHALIVVWATPIAQGEVIAEARATVARLMQAGERRIAFVAVDGLGFGGCNGHPDLADDARIAGAVAAQIDALRGVWNAGMSR from the coding sequence ATGATGCTGCGGGCGCTGCTCGCGGTGCTGGGTGCGTCGGCGATCGCCGCCGGTCCGCCGCCGCGGGTCGAGCGGCTCGCCGCGGAGCCCGCGGGCACGACCGCGCTGCCGATGCGCGTCGTCGGGCGCGCCGAGGCGGCGGAACAGGGGATGATCCGGCGGCAATGGCCAGGCACCTACGTCGAGACACGCTTCCGTGGTCGCGTCGCGCTGTTCCGAGTCGGAGCCGGGGAGGTGTCGCTTCGCGTCACCGTCGACGAGGGTGCACCGATCGCGCTCGTCCGACCGGTGCCCGGACTCTACCGCGTCGGTCCGCTCGCACCGGGCGCGCACGTCCTGCGCGTGCAGGCGATCAGCGAGAGCCAGGCGGGGCCGACCGTCTTCGGCGGCTTTCGCGCCGCTGCGGGCACGCGCGCGCTGCCGGCGGCCATACCCGCCCGCCAGATCGAGTTCGTCGGCGATTCGCACACGGTCGGCTACGGCGTTCGCTCGACCAAGACCGCGTGCAGCACGCAGGAGGTGTGGGACACGACCGACACCGCGCGTGGGCTCCCCGGCCTGTTGGGCGAACGCTATCACGCCGATTATCGGGTCAACGCGATCTCGGGCCGGGGCGTCGTGCGCAATTACGACGGCTACCCGTCCGACACGCTGCCCGCCGCCTATCCGTTCACATTGTTCGACAAGGCAAGGCGCGCAGCCGATGCGGGCTGGCATCCGCAGGTGATCGTGGTCGCGCTCGGCACCAACGATTTCTCGACCGCGCTTCACGCCGGCGAGCGCTGGAAGACGCGCGCCGCACTGCACGAGGACTTCGAGCGCAGCTACGCGCGTTTTCTGTCGAAGCTTCGCAGTCGGAACCCGCATGCGCTGATCGTCGTCTGGGCGACCCCGATCGCGCAGGGCGAGGTGATCGCGGAGGCGCGCGCGACGGTGGCGCGGTTGATGCAGGCGGGCGAGCGCCGCATCGCGTTCGTCGCGGTCGATGGGCTCGGCTTTGGTGGCTGCAACGGCCACCCCGACCTTGCCGACGACGCCAGGATCGCAGGCGCAGTGGCCGCGCAGATCGACGCGCTACGCGGTGTCTGGAACGCGGGCATGTCGCGATGA